In the genome of Dermacentor silvarum isolate Dsil-2018 chromosome 1, BIME_Dsil_1.4, whole genome shotgun sequence, one region contains:
- the LOC119461052 gene encoding LOW QUALITY PROTEIN: clathrin interactor 1-like (The sequence of the model RefSeq protein was modified relative to this genomic sequence to represent the inferred CDS: deleted 1 base in 1 codon), producing MNMPWKIKELVDKATNMVMNYTEMEAKVREATNDVAWGPPGQLMQEIAQATFSYDHFPEVMGMLWKRILQDNKRCYRRPYKGLLLLDYLVRNGSERVVTSSREHIYDLRSLENYSFIDEIGKDQGVNVRQKVKDLIDFIQDDERLREERKKAKKAKDKYIGLSGESLGFRYSDRNKFDDMDHGSRLGRRHSFEDSPENSNDEERDERPGGGVTYRDEPRTPSWKPQAKKLDMGAAANYGREVSPPASPAATAAAPSVPAADLLGDIASTATTTPTANGDFADFSQFQSATAPPPSTQDEFSDFASFTSSSSIPSGLIDLPVQATSVSVQPSLHTCPAAPPVLPTTSVPPNLHTSPISQPVLQVSPLAGLQPVIPASPLAGMQQTSPLSPLQPPLQTSPLTGLQSPAGGMMGLPMGFPMATQSAGFHMGYALSPQAGLAQPVGFQGLPGLVRQPSPGCTPLTPSPAGAPPSIFGGPIGGQTPQEKCGKTWVDSGSINISVDNLSLTSKYAKPAAPSMNQLAAGSSLGRLQ from the exons ATGAATATGCCGTGGAAGATCAAGGAGCTGGTGGATAAAGC CACCAACATGGTGATGAATTACACCGAGATGGAGGCCAAGGTGCGCGAGGCGACCAACGACGTGGCCTGGGGTCCACCGGGCCAGCTGATGCAA GAGATCGCGCAGGCCACTTTCTCGTACGACCACTTTCCCGAGGTGATGGGCATGCTGTGGAAGCGCATCCTGCAGGACAACAAGCGCTGTTACCGGCGGCCCTACAAGGGCCTGCTTCTGCTCGACTACCTAGTGCGAAACGGCTCCGAAAGGGTCGTCACCTCATCGCGGGAGCACATTTACGACCTGCGCAGTCTAGAGAACTATTCATTCATTGACGAGATCGGAAAGGATCAGGGCGTCAATGTGCGCCAGAAAGTGAAAGACCTCATCGACTTTATTCAGGACGACGAGAGGCTACGCGAGGAGCGCAAGAAGGCGAAGAAGGCCAAGGACAAATACATCGGCTTGTCTGGCGAGTCGCTGGGCTTCCGGTACAGCGACCGGAACAAGTTCGACGACATGGACCACGGGTCGCGCCTGGGTCGTCGGCACAGCTTCGAGGACTCGCCCGAAAACAGCAACGACGAGGAACGCGACGAGCGGCCAGGCGGGGGCGTGACGTACCGCGACGAGCCTCGGACGCCCAGTTGGAAGCCGCAAGCCAAGAAGCTGGACATGGGCGCCGCCGCGAACTACGGCCGGGAGGTCTCGCCGCCCGCTAGCCCGGCCGCCACCGCGGCGGCGCCGAGTGTCCCAGCGGCTGACTTGCTGGGTGACATCGCCAGCACTGCGACCACAACGCCGACCGCGAACGGCGACTTTGCCGACTTCAGCCAATTCCAGAGTGCTACGGCACCGCCGCCCAG CACCCAAGACGAATTCTCGGACTTCGCGTCCTTCACATCGTCGAGCAGCATTCCAAGCGGCCTGATAGACCTGCCTGTGCAGGCGACCAGCGTCAGCGTCCAACCCAGTTTGCATACGTGTCCCGCCGCGCCACCAGTCCTGCCGACGACCAGTGTGCCACCAAATCTGCACACAAGTCCCATCTCGCAGCCTGTCCTGCAAGTGAGCCCACTGGCGGGACTGCAACCGGTGATACCTGCCAGTCCATTGGCAGGCATGCAGCAGACCAGTCCCCTGTCGCCACTGCAACCACCGCTGCAAACAAGTCCCCTCACTGGTCTGCAGTCACCAGCTGGTGGCATGATGGGCCTCCCCATGGGCTTTCCCATGGCAACACAGTCAGCTGGCTTTCACATGGGCTACGCACTCTCACCCCAGGCTGGCCTTGCCCAACCTGTTGGCTTCCAAGGGCTACCAGGTCTTGTGCGGCAGCCAAGCCCCGGCTGCACACCTCTGACACCAAGCCCTGCTGGAGCACCACCCTCCATATTTGGGGGACCAATAGGTGGTCAAACACCACAAGAAAAGTGTGGGAAAACGTGGGTGGACTCCGGTAGCATTAATATCAGTGTGGACAACCTGAGCTTGACCAGCAAGTACGCAAAACCAGCGGCACCATCTATGAACCAGCTGGCAGCAGGTAGCTCCTTGGGAAGACTGCAGTGA
- the LOC125945225 gene encoding BBSome-interacting protein 1-like: MVPYRDAQTSCSGCCTACANAHDVIRPYSGHASCASRGAAVHEVVPSRGLLFRETSAQPVLCKPKLMPLQSISLEKLERLQAQQKTQQQQPPKSH, encoded by the exons ATGGTGCCTTACCGCGATGCGCAGACTTCGTGTTCGGGATGTTGCACCGCTTGTGCTAACGCCCATGACGTCATTCGTCCTTATTCAGGACACGCGTCTTGCGCAAGTCGTG GAGCAGCGGTTCATGAAGTGGTGCCCAGCCGAGGGCTGCTGTTCCGCGAAACCAGTGCGCAGCCAGTTCTCTGCAAGCCCAAGCTGATGCCACTGCAGAGCATTAGCCTGGAGAAACTGGAGCGCCTGCAGGCTCAGCAGAAGACCCAGCAACAGCAGCCACCCAAGAGTCACTAG
- the LOC119461092 gene encoding bridging integrator 3-like, producing MSWNPLKRLSKASSRNSPGAELDERTIEEFVSKFVRLERDTKKLHNDAKKYEDTMLALYHCEKKMSSDLASGELCNESPELRRLVEEWLGFASSMDTAVDDHLVAIRRCLVDPLKRYQSVFAEVQAALKRRDQAAQECLRLEQRAERLSGRESTGANLARLSECRQALEAARADLATQGALLAQDLPRWYAASSLYLQPCLEALVHSQTLHWGQAATRAHDLMAPGTRNPVEQQLAAARSLSIVSLPT from the exons ATGAGCTG GAACCCACTGAAACGGTTGTCAAAGGCATCGTCGAGGAACTCTCCGGGCGCCGAACTT GACGAGAGAACTATCGAGGAATTCGTGTCCAAGTTCGTTCG ACTCGAGAGGGACACGAAGAAGCTCCACAATGATGCTAAGAAGTACGAGGACACAATGCTGG CCCTGTACCACTGTGAGAAAAAGATGAGCAGCGACCTGGCTAGTGGCGAGCTGTGCAACGAGAGCCCCGAGCTGCGCCGTCTCGTCGAAGAATGGCTTGGCTTTGCTTCCTCCATGGATACGGCCGTCGATGACCAT CTCGTGGCCATCCGACGTTGTTTAGTGGACCCTCTTAAACG TTACCAGAGTGTGTTTGCCGAGGTGCAGGCAGCGCTGAAACGGCGTGACCAGGCAGCCCAGGAGTGCTTGCGCCTGGAGCAACGTGCAGAACGGCTGAGCGGCCGCGAATCAACAGGCGCCAACCTGGCACGTCTGAGTGAATGCCGACAGGCGCTAGAGGCAGCCCGGGCCGATCTGGCCACCCAGGGGGCGCTACTGGCTCAAGACTTGCCTCGCTGGTACGCAGCCAGCAGTCTCTACCTGCAGCCATGTCTTGAGGCTTTGGTGCATAGCCAGACACTGCACTGGGGGCAGGCAGCCACCCGTGCCCACGACCTTATGGCTCCGGGGACACGCAACCCTGTGGAACAGCAGCTGGCTGCTGCCAGATCTCTCTCTATTGTTAGTCTGCCCACCTAG